The following proteins are co-located in the Moraxella nasovis genome:
- the lpdA gene encoding dihydrolipoyl dehydrogenase, translating to MKTSYDLVVIGGGPGGYEAAIRGAQLGMSVACIEKRVHKGEPALGGTCLNVGCIPSKALLDSSHRFEATKHELAEHGISTGEVSIDVAKMLERKDAIVKGLTGGVAGLLKGNGVDWLQGTGTLLDGKGETKKVQFAPIDGSDSSEISAKSVILAAGSVPIEIPVAKTDGEYIVDSTGALEFSEVPKRLGVIGAGVIGLELGSVWRRLGSEVVIYEAMPEFLAVADKDIAKEAGKLLKKQGLDIRVNTKVTNAEVVNGEVVVTTDVNGETKTDTFDKLIVCVGRRAYSEKLLADDCGIELTERGLVAVDDQCKTNLDNVYAIGDLVRGPMLAHKAMEEGMMAVERLHGEKAQVNYDAIISVIYTHPEIAWVGLTEEQAIAKGHEVKTGSFSLAANGRALAQGEGMGLVKVVADAKTDRLLGMHMVGVGAGDIVHQGMIALEFVSSIEDLQLMTFAHPTVSEAVHEAALSADGRAIHAIQRKKRK from the coding sequence ATGAAAACTTCTTACGATTTAGTTGTTATCGGTGGCGGACCTGGTGGTTATGAAGCCGCCATTCGTGGTGCTCAGCTTGGTATGAGTGTAGCTTGTATTGAAAAACGTGTTCATAAAGGCGAACCTGCCCTAGGTGGCACTTGTCTAAACGTGGGTTGTATCCCATCAAAAGCTTTGCTTGATAGTTCACATCGTTTTGAAGCAACAAAACATGAACTTGCTGAGCATGGGATTTCTACAGGTGAAGTAAGTATTGATGTTGCAAAAATGCTTGAACGCAAAGACGCTATTGTTAAGGGCTTGACAGGTGGTGTTGCAGGATTGCTAAAAGGCAATGGCGTAGATTGGCTACAAGGCACAGGCACGCTACTAGATGGCAAAGGCGAAACAAAAAAAGTACAATTTGCTCCCATTGATGGTTCAGATTCTAGCGAAATTAGCGCAAAAAGCGTGATTTTGGCAGCAGGTTCAGTGCCAATCGAAATTCCAGTTGCTAAAACTGATGGAGAGTACATTGTAGATTCAACAGGTGCTTTAGAATTTAGCGAAGTTCCAAAGCGTCTAGGCGTCATCGGTGCTGGTGTTATCGGGCTTGAGCTTGGTTCTGTATGGCGTCGTCTAGGGTCTGAAGTGGTTATTTATGAAGCTATGCCAGAGTTTTTAGCAGTAGCAGATAAAGACATCGCTAAAGAAGCGGGCAAGTTGCTTAAAAAACAAGGTCTAGACATCCGAGTTAATACTAAAGTAACAAATGCTGAAGTTGTTAATGGTGAAGTGGTCGTGACCACAGATGTGAACGGCGAAACTAAAACTGATACGTTTGATAAATTGATCGTTTGTGTGGGCCGACGTGCTTATAGTGAAAAATTATTGGCAGATGATTGTGGCATTGAGCTGACCGAGCGTGGTCTTGTAGCGGTTGATGATCAGTGTAAAACCAATCTTGACAATGTTTATGCCATTGGCGACTTAGTTCGTGGTCCGATGCTTGCCCATAAGGCAATGGAAGAGGGTATGATGGCGGTTGAACGCTTACATGGCGAAAAAGCCCAAGTGAACTACGATGCTATCATTAGTGTGATTTATACTCACCCTGAGATTGCGTGGGTAGGTTTGACCGAAGAGCAAGCGATTGCTAAGGGTCACGAAGTTAAAACTGGCTCATTTAGCTTAGCAGCGAACGGTCGTGCATTGGCTCAAGGCGAAGGCATGGGTTTGGTTAAAGTGGTTGCAGATGCTAAAACTGATCGCTTGCTAGGCATGCATATGGTTGGTGTGGGTGCTGGTGATATTGTCCATCAAGGTATGATTGCTCTTGAATTTGTGTCAAGCATTGAAGATTTACAGCTCATGACATTTGCTCACCCAACAGTGTCTGAAGCAGTGCATGAAGCAGCACTGTCAGCAGATGGTCGAGCGATTCACGCAATCCAACGTAAAAAACGTAAATAA
- the sdhD gene encoding succinate dehydrogenase, hydrophobic membrane anchor protein → MKRNNSGIKSATGLTGSGSRDWVLQRISAVVLAVYAVVLVGFFLFNTVDYQVFYGFMMSLPMKLFTLVAILSLVFHAWVGMWTVFTDYVKSGGVRMVLQSAVIVAILVYLFWGVMIFW, encoded by the coding sequence ATGAAAAGAAATAATTCAGGTATTAAAAGTGCGACAGGTCTGACAGGTTCAGGCTCTCGTGATTGGGTTTTGCAACGTATCAGTGCTGTGGTGCTTGCTGTATATGCAGTGGTTTTGGTGGGATTTTTCCTATTTAATACCGTTGATTATCAGGTATTTTACGGCTTTATGATGAGCTTGCCAATGAAGCTGTTCACCCTTGTTGCGATTTTATCGCTCGTATTTCACGCATGGGTGGGTATGTGGACAGTGTTCACTGATTACGTTAAATCAGGCGGTGTGCGTATGGTGCTACAATCTGCCGTGATTGTTGCGATTTTGGTGTATTTGTTCTGGGGCGTGATGATTTTTTGGTAA
- the sdhC gene encoding succinate dehydrogenase, cytochrome b556 subunit, producing MKSNRPVNLPLSQVIAVNSKSPIAMASILHRISGIVLFLLVPVMLCILQTSLSSVEGFESVAHNGFLRFVAWIFVAATAYHFVMGIKHLLADMGMNEEFKSGKTAAVISFIIAAVLIVASFVWVMF from the coding sequence GTGAAAAGCAATAGACCAGTTAATTTACCCTTAAGCCAAGTAATCGCAGTGAACTCAAAGTCACCGATTGCGATGGCTTCTATCTTACACCGTATTTCTGGCATCGTGCTGTTTTTGCTCGTGCCTGTTATGCTGTGCATTTTGCAAACTTCACTCTCATCAGTTGAAGGTTTTGAAAGTGTTGCTCATAATGGATTTTTACGTTTTGTAGCGTGGATTTTTGTGGCAGCGACCGCCTACCACTTTGTGATGGGGATAAAACACTTGCTTGCTGATATGGGCATGAATGAAGAATTTAAATCAGGCAAAACAGCTGCAGTAATTAGCTTTATTATCGCTGCTGTGCTTATTGTCGCATCGTTTGTATGGGTGATGTTCTAA
- the sdhA gene encoding succinate dehydrogenase flavoprotein subunit, whose translation MALLEEKINNIPTLNFDAVIVGGGGSGMRASLQLVEGGMKVAVLTKVFPTRSHTVAAQGGIGASLGNMSEDNWHFHFYDTVKGSDWLGDQDAIEYMCREAPKVVYELEHMGMPFDRNADGTIYQRPFGGHSANYGEKPVPRACAAADRTGHALLHTLYQKNLEKGTQFFVEWIALDLIKDADGNINGVIALDQETGNISVFQAPTTVLATGGAGRIFKASTNAYINTGDGLGMAVRAGIPLQDMEFWQFHPTGVAGAGVLLTEGCRGEGAILRNKNGEAFMERYAPTLKDLAPRDFVSRSMDQEIKEGRGCGPNGDYIVMDMTHLGHEGIMKRLPSVFEISHNFANVDITKEPVPVVPTIHYMMGGIPTNIHGQVTVPVLDGNVDEQGLYTEGRVVKGLYAIGECACVSVHGANRLGTNSLLDLVVFGRAAGQHIIDEFHQNDHTYKPMNPRVLDFTQARLDKLQNSTDGYNAQDVADEIREVMQAHAGVFRTQALMDEGREKILALADKVNNIHLQDKSAVFNTARIEALEVANLYEVAKATMLSAALRHECRGAHSVLDYERDETDEYAPLGRNDHEWMKHTLWYSEGNRIIYKPVRKSPLTVEYCEPRVRTF comes from the coding sequence ATGGCTTTATTAGAAGAAAAAATTAATAACATTCCTACCTTAAATTTTGACGCTGTCATCGTTGGTGGCGGTGGTTCAGGTATGCGTGCATCATTGCAGTTGGTTGAAGGCGGTATGAAGGTTGCGGTATTGACCAAAGTTTTCCCAACTCGCAGCCATACGGTTGCAGCCCAAGGTGGTATCGGTGCAAGTCTTGGCAACATGAGCGAAGACAACTGGCACTTTCACTTTTATGACACGGTCAAAGGCTCTGACTGGCTGGGTGACCAAGATGCCATTGAGTACATGTGCCGTGAAGCACCAAAAGTGGTCTATGAGCTAGAACACATGGGCATGCCTTTTGACCGTAACGCTGATGGTACGATTTATCAGCGTCCATTTGGCGGACACTCTGCCAACTATGGCGAAAAACCTGTACCACGTGCGTGTGCGGCAGCTGACCGTACAGGACACGCCCTACTTCACACGCTGTACCAAAAAAACCTTGAAAAAGGCACGCAGTTTTTTGTGGAATGGATTGCTCTTGATTTAATCAAAGATGCAGACGGCAATATTAATGGCGTAATTGCACTTGACCAAGAGACAGGCAATATATCAGTATTCCAAGCACCAACCACCGTGCTTGCTACAGGTGGGGCAGGGCGTATCTTTAAAGCATCTACCAACGCTTATATCAATACAGGCGATGGTCTGGGTATGGCAGTGCGTGCAGGCATTCCGCTACAAGACATGGAGTTTTGGCAATTTCACCCAACAGGCGTGGCAGGGGCAGGCGTACTATTGACCGAAGGCTGTCGTGGCGAAGGGGCGATTTTACGTAATAAAAATGGCGAAGCCTTTATGGAGCGTTATGCCCCCACCTTAAAAGACTTAGCCCCACGAGATTTCGTTTCTCGTTCTATGGACCAAGAAATCAAAGAAGGCCGTGGCTGTGGTCCTAACGGCGATTATATCGTGATGGACATGACGCATCTAGGGCATGAAGGCATTATGAAGCGTCTGCCATCGGTGTTTGAGATTAGCCATAACTTTGCCAATGTGGACATCACCAAAGAGCCTGTGCCAGTTGTGCCAACCATTCACTATATGATGGGCGGCATTCCAACCAATATCCATGGGCAAGTAACCGTGCCTGTGCTTGATGGTAATGTAGATGAGCAAGGACTATACACCGAAGGTCGTGTGGTGAAAGGTCTGTATGCCATCGGCGAATGTGCGTGCGTATCTGTGCATGGTGCTAATCGCTTGGGTACGAACTCACTACTTGATTTAGTGGTATTTGGTCGTGCGGCAGGTCAGCACATCATTGATGAATTCCACCAAAATGACCACACCTATAAGCCAATGAACCCACGTGTGCTTGACTTTACTCAAGCCCGCCTTGATAAACTGCAAAATTCAACTGACGGCTACAACGCCCAAGACGTGGCAGATGAAATCCGTGAAGTCATGCAAGCCCACGCTGGCGTATTTCGCACCCAAGCGTTGATGGATGAAGGTCGTGAGAAGATTTTGGCGTTGGCTGATAAAGTAAATAACATTCATCTACAAGACAAGTCAGCTGTATTTAACACAGCTCGTATTGAAGCACTAGAAGTAGCAAATCTTTATGAAGTTGCTAAGGCGACCATGCTATCAGCTGCCCTACGTCACGAATGCCGTGGAGCACACAGTGTGCTTGATTATGAGCGTGATGAGACGGATGAATATGCACCACTGGGACGTAATGACCATGAGTGGATGAAGCACACTTTATGGTACTCAGAAGGTAACCGTATCATCTATAAGCCTGTGCGTAAGTCACCACTTACAGTTGAGTATTGCGAGCCACGTGTTCGTACGTTCTAA
- a CDS encoding 2-oxoglutarate dehydrogenase E1 component, producing the protein MTKTSKDTVAYQSTELTADGASYIEALYEDYLADKSSVSEEWQDYFAKFEQAGDAPHGAIREQYALLARNQTNARPVASTQGECDPKQMAVQQLISAYRRRGHRKAKIDPLGLQDRSGVEDLTLAYHGLSESDLNTVFPTTLMNIGKSEAKLSEIIEICERIYCGSIGYEYMHVFTATEKKWFEKYIEQNLGFINFDKDKKLEILDRLTAAEGLEKYLARKYTGVKRFGLEGGESFIPAVHEMIQRVGSYGAKEVVIGMAHRGRLNLLVNIMGKNPSELFDEFDGKVQPTAGSGDVKYHNGFSSNVHTDGGELHLALAYNPSHLEIVSPVMLGSVRARQARRSDGYGHDIDNSTVLPIVVHGDAAFAGQGVNQETFQMSQTRAYKTGGTVHIVINNQVGFTTSRVDDARSTEYCTDVAKMVQAPILHVNGDDPEAVVFASQLVLDYRREFGKDVVLDICCYRRNGHNESDEPSATQPLMYQVIKKLPTTRAKYAKQLIGQGVITEDENNQIEDSYRIALDNGEDVARGLATEPDTSLFVNWQPYLGHELEDDWETGVDINKLKAYGKAMAELPEGFQVQRQVGKVLEQRLAMQTGEELLNWGAAETLAYASLVDEGTLVRITGEDVGRGTFSHRHSELHNQKDGSLYIPLQHISENQARFATYNSLLSEEAVLAFEYGYATTVPNALIVWEAQFGDFANGAQVVIDQFISSGETKWQRACGLTMLLPHGFEGQGPEHSSARLERFLQLCAEDNMQVITPTTPAQIFHALRRQAVRPIRKPLIVMSPKSLLRHPLATSSLEQLANGKFETVLPEIDSIDNSKVTRLVLCGGKVYYELLEKRCALGLDHVAIVRIEQLYPLPEERIIEELNKYENLQEVVWTQEEPLNQGAWYYLAPEIYRIVPNSTNAKVAKPSARPAAAAPATGSPKIHAAQQKQVVADGLGVDVEKL; encoded by the coding sequence ATGACAAAAACCAGTAAAGATACGGTGGCATATCAAAGCACCGAATTAACAGCAGATGGTGCGTCTTATATTGAAGCACTGTATGAAGATTATTTAGCGGACAAATCAAGCGTCAGCGAAGAGTGGCAAGACTATTTTGCCAAATTTGAACAAGCAGGCGATGCACCACATGGTGCGATTCGTGAGCAGTATGCACTGCTTGCTCGAAATCAAACGAACGCTCGTCCAGTAGCTAGCACACAAGGTGAGTGTGATCCTAAGCAGATGGCAGTACAGCAGCTGATTTCTGCCTATCGTCGCCGTGGACACCGTAAAGCAAAAATCGATCCGCTAGGACTTCAAGATCGTAGTGGCGTTGAAGATTTGACCTTGGCATATCATGGCTTGTCTGAGAGCGACTTAAACACCGTATTCCCAACCACATTAATGAATATTGGTAAGTCAGAAGCCAAGCTTAGCGAAATCATTGAAATCTGTGAACGTATTTATTGCGGTAGCATCGGCTATGAGTATATGCATGTATTTACCGCAACAGAGAAAAAATGGTTTGAAAAATACATCGAGCAAAATTTAGGATTTATCAATTTTGATAAAGATAAAAAATTAGAAATCCTTGACCGTCTGACGGCAGCCGAAGGTCTAGAGAAGTATTTGGCTCGTAAATATACTGGCGTAAAACGTTTTGGCTTAGAAGGTGGTGAAAGCTTTATCCCTGCTGTACATGAGATGATTCAGCGTGTGGGTAGCTATGGTGCCAAAGAAGTCGTGATTGGCATGGCTCACCGTGGACGCTTAAACTTACTTGTAAATATCATGGGTAAAAACCCATCTGAGCTGTTTGATGAGTTTGATGGTAAAGTGCAACCTACCGCAGGGTCTGGCGATGTTAAATACCATAATGGTTTTTCGTCGAACGTACATACTGATGGCGGTGAGCTACACTTAGCTTTGGCTTATAATCCATCACATCTTGAGATTGTTTCTCCTGTTATGCTAGGTTCTGTTCGTGCAAGACAAGCCAGACGTTCAGATGGCTATGGTCATGATATTGACAACAGTACCGTCCTGCCTATCGTTGTGCATGGTGATGCTGCCTTTGCAGGTCAAGGTGTAAACCAAGAAACATTCCAAATGTCACAAACTCGTGCCTATAAAACAGGCGGCACAGTGCATATTGTGATTAATAACCAAGTTGGCTTTACCACATCTCGTGTAGATGATGCACGTTCGACTGAGTACTGTACAGACGTAGCCAAGATGGTTCAAGCCCCTATACTGCATGTCAATGGCGATGATCCTGAAGCGGTGGTTTTTGCATCGCAGTTGGTTTTAGATTACCGTCGTGAGTTTGGTAAAGATGTCGTTCTTGATATTTGCTGTTATCGTCGTAATGGGCATAACGAGTCAGATGAACCATCTGCCACTCAGCCATTGATGTATCAAGTTATCAAAAAGCTGCCAACGACTCGAGCTAAATATGCCAAACAGCTCATTGGCCAAGGCGTCATTACTGAAGACGAAAACAACCAAATCGAAGACAGCTATCGCATCGCACTAGATAATGGTGAAGATGTGGCACGTGGTCTAGCGACAGAGCCTGACACAAGCTTATTTGTGAATTGGCAGCCTTATTTAGGCCACGAGCTTGAAGACGATTGGGAGACTGGTGTTGACATTAATAAATTAAAAGCCTACGGTAAAGCAATGGCAGAGCTGCCAGAAGGTTTCCAAGTTCAGCGTCAAGTCGGTAAAGTGCTAGAGCAACGCTTAGCGATGCAAACTGGCGAAGAGCTTTTAAACTGGGGTGCAGCAGAAACTTTAGCTTATGCAAGTTTGGTTGATGAAGGCACACTAGTTCGCATCACAGGCGAAGACGTGGGTCGTGGTACATTTAGCCATCGCCATAGTGAACTTCATAACCAAAAAGACGGCAGTCTTTACATTCCGTTGCAACACATCAGTGAAAATCAGGCACGTTTTGCGACATATAACTCGCTATTATCAGAAGAAGCGGTGCTTGCTTTTGAATATGGTTATGCGACCACCGTGCCTAATGCCTTGATCGTTTGGGAAGCTCAGTTTGGTGACTTTGCTAATGGTGCCCAAGTTGTTATTGATCAGTTCATCTCTAGTGGTGAGACAAAGTGGCAACGTGCGTGTGGTTTAACCATGTTATTACCGCACGGCTTTGAAGGTCAAGGTCCTGAGCATTCGTCTGCTCGTCTTGAGCGTTTCTTGCAGCTGTGTGCAGAAGATAACATGCAAGTGATTACACCAACAACGCCTGCACAGATTTTCCATGCTTTACGTCGCCAAGCGGTACGCCCGATTCGTAAGCCACTTATTGTGATGTCGCCAAAATCTTTGCTGCGTCATCCGTTAGCGACATCAAGCCTAGAGCAATTAGCAAATGGTAAGTTTGAGACGGTATTGCCTGAGATTGATTCAATCGACAACAGCAAGGTAACTCGTCTTGTGCTTTGTGGTGGCAAGGTGTATTATGAGCTTTTAGAGAAGCGTTGTGCACTTGGGTTGGATCATGTAGCGATTGTGCGTATAGAGCAACTATACCCACTGCCTGAAGAGCGTATTATTGAAGAGCTTAATAAATACGAGAACTTGCAAGAAGTGGTATGGACGCAAGAAGAGCCACTTAATCAAGGTGCGTGGTACTATTTAGCTCCTGAGATTTATCGCATTGTTCCAAACTCAACGAACGCAAAAGTCGCTAAGCCATCTGCTCGTCCTGCGGCAGCCGCTCCCGCAACAGGTTCGCCAAAAATCCACGCCGCTCAGCAAAAACAAGTCGTGGCTGATGGATTGGGCGTTGACGTAGAGAAGTTATAA
- the odhB gene encoding 2-oxoglutarate dehydrogenase complex dihydrolipoyllysine-residue succinyltransferase codes for MADIKAPVFPESVPDGTIVEWHVSAGDAVSRDQLLAEIETDKVVLEVIAPDDGVITTIVKNVDDTVLSDEVIAQFEAGAVAADTPKALSEEEAETGTTVDPTSVAAPIQPKEDTKAEGDYKDQSPAVRKAAKESGVNPADVQGSGRGGRVTKSDMVNPQLKTTSGSVIATAIGERAETRVPMTRLRKTVANRLLAATQETAMLTTFNEVNMKPLMDLRAKYKDQFEKRHGVKLGFMSLFVKAATEALKRFPAVNASIDGDDIVYHGYYDVGVAVSSDRGLVVPVLRDTDGMGLADVESGIRDYATKAREGKLSLDEMTGGTFTITNGGVFGSLMSTPIINPPQTAILGMHAINERPMAVNGQVVILPMMYLALSYDHRLIDGKDAVQFLVTIKELIEDPARLILDL; via the coding sequence ATGGCGGATATTAAAGCCCCAGTATTTCCAGAATCTGTACCTGATGGCACGATTGTTGAGTGGCATGTTAGTGCAGGTGATGCGGTAAGCCGTGACCAACTACTAGCAGAAATTGAAACTGATAAGGTGGTTTTAGAAGTTATCGCTCCTGATGATGGCGTGATTACCACCATCGTTAAGAACGTTGACGATACTGTATTATCTGATGAAGTGATTGCTCAGTTTGAAGCAGGTGCAGTGGCGGCAGATACACCAAAAGCACTTAGTGAAGAAGAAGCAGAAACTGGCACAACGGTTGATCCTACAAGCGTTGCAGCACCTATTCAACCAAAAGAAGACACGAAAGCTGAAGGTGACTACAAAGATCAAAGTCCAGCTGTGCGTAAAGCCGCTAAAGAGTCAGGCGTAAATCCAGCTGATGTACAAGGCAGTGGACGTGGTGGACGTGTGACTAAGTCAGACATGGTAAATCCACAGCTTAAAACGACGTCTGGCAGTGTAATCGCTACTGCTATCGGTGAGCGTGCTGAGACTCGTGTGCCAATGACTCGCCTACGTAAGACTGTTGCAAATCGTCTGCTTGCTGCCACCCAAGAGACTGCCATGCTCACTACTTTCAACGAAGTGAACATGAAACCGCTTATGGATTTGCGTGCTAAGTATAAGGATCAATTTGAAAAACGTCACGGCGTAAAATTAGGCTTTATGTCGCTATTTGTTAAGGCGGCTACCGAAGCTTTAAAACGTTTCCCTGCGGTTAATGCATCGATTGATGGCGATGATATTGTTTATCATGGTTATTATGATGTAGGTGTGGCGGTATCAAGCGATCGTGGTTTGGTTGTGCCAGTGCTACGTGATACTGATGGTATGGGGCTTGCTGACGTAGAAAGCGGCATTCGTGACTACGCAACCAAAGCTCGTGAAGGTAAATTATCTCTTGATGAGATGACAGGTGGTACTTTCACCATCACCAATGGCGGTGTATTTGGTTCGCTAATGTCTACCCCAATCATCAATCCACCACAAACTGCCATTCTTGGTATGCACGCCATCAACGAACGCCCAATGGCGGTGAATGGTCAAGTGGTAATCCTGCCGATGATGTATTTGGCACTATCGTATGACCACCGTTTGATTGATGGTAAAGATGCGGTGCAGTTCTTGGTAACGATTAAAGAGCTGATTGAAGACCCTGCTCGTTTGATTTTGGATTTGTAA
- a CDS encoding succinate dehydrogenase iron-sulfur subunit has product MSRGTRTIEIYRYDPDKDAAPRMQTYTIELLDSDRMLLDVLLRLKKQDESLTFRRSCREGICGSDGMNVNGRNGLACLINMNTLPEKIIIRPLPGLPVIKDLVVDMNQFYAQYEKVHPFLINDQPAPPKERLQSQADREKLNGLYECILCACCSTSCPSFWWNPDKFLGPSALLNGYRFIIDSRDTDTQARLSRLDDPFSLFRCRGIMNCVSVCPKGLNPTRAIGHIRNMLLDVGA; this is encoded by the coding sequence ATGAGTCGTGGAACTCGCACCATTGAAATCTATCGCTATGATCCTGATAAGGACGCAGCACCTCGCATGCAGACTTATACGATTGAGCTGCTTGATTCTGATCGTATGCTCTTAGATGTGCTATTACGCCTAAAGAAACAAGATGAATCATTGACATTCCGCCGCTCATGCCGTGAAGGTATTTGTGGCTCTGATGGTATGAATGTCAATGGTAGAAATGGCTTGGCATGTCTAATCAACATGAATACTTTGCCAGAAAAAATCATCATCCGTCCATTACCAGGCTTGCCTGTGATTAAGGATTTGGTGGTGGATATGAACCAATTTTATGCTCAATATGAAAAAGTTCATCCATTTTTAATCAACGATCAGCCAGCACCACCTAAAGAGCGTTTGCAGTCGCAAGCGGATCGTGAAAAACTAAACGGTCTGTATGAATGTATCTTATGTGCTTGCTGTTCAACGTCTTGTCCGTCATTTTGGTGGAATCCTGATAAGTTCTTAGGTCCATCAGCCTTGCTGAACGGCTATCGTTTTATCATTGATAGCCGTGATACGGACACTCAAGCACGTCTATCACGTCTTGATGATCCGTTTAGCTTGTTCCGTTGCCGTGGCATTATGAACTGCGTAAGCGTTTGTCCAAAAGGACTAAACCCAACTCGTGCTATTGGTCACATCCGTAATATGTTACTTGATGTCGGTGCCTAA
- a CDS encoding nitroreductase family protein, whose protein sequence is MNINTLYDIREKRRSIYHLGNNLPVDNTDIKKIIEHAVLHTPSAFNSQSTRLVVLFGDEHKKLWSLTEMELRKIVPAEKFKSTEQKLNGFKNGAGTVLFFEDTDIVKRLQEQFPTYADNFPTWSEHTNAMHQYAIWTALTAVDVGANLQHYNPIIDDEVAKTWNVPKTYKLMAQLVFGSVQSPASDKEFTPLKERIRYVGI, encoded by the coding sequence ATGAACATCAATACATTGTATGACATCCGAGAAAAACGTCGCTCCATTTATCATTTAGGCAATAATCTGCCCGTGGATAACACTGACATTAAAAAAATTATTGAGCACGCTGTTTTACACACCCCATCGGCTTTCAATTCTCAATCTACACGCCTTGTGGTATTGTTTGGCGATGAACACAAAAAACTTTGGTCATTAACCGAGATGGAGCTACGCAAAATCGTTCCTGCTGAGAAATTCAAATCCACCGAACAAAAGCTAAACGGCTTTAAAAATGGAGCAGGGACGGTGTTATTTTTTGAAGACACAGACATTGTTAAAAGATTACAAGAGCAGTTTCCCACCTATGCTGACAACTTCCCAACTTGGTCAGAGCATACCAATGCCATGCACCAATACGCTATTTGGACTGCACTTACCGCTGTTGACGTGGGAGCAAATTTACAACACTACAACCCCATCATTGATGATGAAGTTGCAAAAACATGGAACGTACCAAAAACTTACAAATTAATGGCACAGCTTGTATTTGGCAGTGTTCAAAGCCCTGCAAGCGACAAAGAATTTACTCCACTTAAAGAACGCATTCGTTATGTTGGCATCTAA